The nucleotide sequence CCTCTCGGGCGGCAACCAGCAGAGGCTCATCGTGGGGAGGGAGCTCTCCAGCGAGCCCCAGTTGCTAATCGCGCACCAACCCACAAGGGGACTGGACGTCGCAAGCACAGAGTACATACAGTCGCTCCTCGTGCAGGCAAGGAACAACGGCAAGGGGGTTCTCCTTGTGAGCGCTGACTTTGATGAGGTTCTGGACATGAGCGATAGGATACTGGTGATGTACGAGGGGAAGATAATAGGTGAATTACAAAGGGGCGCGACGATAGAAGAACTTGGGAAACTTCTTGGAGGGATAGTGGCTTAGCAGACAGTGTCCAGAAGTCTACCGAGCCTAGCGAGCTCACCAAGTTATTCCTGCGCGCCCTGCCGTCGATAATTGCACTTCTCCTGGGAGTGCTGGCAGGTGCGGTGCTCATTCTGATTTCAGGCTTCAGCCCTCTGACCGTCTTTGGCGTCATGATTCAAGGGGCGCTCGGCACGGAGGCAGGACAGTCATACGTGCTCACCTATGCCGCAACATTGATTCTCTCGGGTTTGGCGTTCATGATTCCTGGCAAGGCAGGTATCTGGAATGTCGGGGCGCAAGGGCAGATCTACCTTGGAGGAATCTTTGCAACCCTGGTGGCCCTCTTCGTTCCGATGCCTTTCGTACTCTGGCCGGTGGTAGCCTTCCTCTTTGGAGCACTCTTCGGTGCCATATGGGCCTTCATCCCCGGAGTCCTTGAGACCTACAGAAGAGCTTCGGCTATAGTCACGACGATACTGCTCAACTACGTCGCACAAGCCATGTCTTCGTACATCCTCTTCAACTACGTCGGAAGAATCCTCCCGCAGACGCTGGTCTCAAACCAGACACCGCTCTTCAGCAACCTTGTGACCCTCCCGAGAATACCGGGATTCTCCGCGTCAATAATGATATTCATTTCGATACTGACGGCAATCGCGGCGTGGTACTTCCTCAATCGGACGACCCTAGGGTACAAGATTCGGGCTGTCGGCTCCAGTCCAATGTCGGCCGAGGCGAAGGGGATAGACCCGAGGACGATGAGGATAATCGCGATGGCCATTGGCGGGTTAATCGCGGGGCTTGCTGGCGCCGGTGATATTCTCTCGAGGGGAAACTACGTGGACCAGTTCCCCGAAGGATACTTCGGAGGAGAAGGCTTCGCGGGAATAGCAGTTGCTCTTGTCGCTCTCAACAACCCAATCGCCGCCATTGCGGCTGCATTCTTCTTCGCAGTAATGGTGGCCGGTACGCCCTTCATGGGGGCTGAAGGGCTGCCGAGGGAGCTCGTGTGGGCGATTCAGGGCCTGATAATCCTCTTCACAGCCATGCCTTACCTCAGCCAGCTCATACTCAAGAGGACAGGGAGGAAGAGACTGTGGCCCTAGAGCAGCTTCTTCTTGTCGTGGTGGTTGTTGGCATGCAGCAGGCGGTGACAGTCGCACTCGCAGCTGAGGGTGAGCTAATCACAGAGAAGTCAGGGATAATCAACATAGGCATAGAGGGCACGATGCTGATCTCGGCATTTATGGGCGGTTTCGTCAACTGGTTCACGGAGGGGACGGTTGGCATCTACTCACCCCTGCTTGGTCTGCTGGGCGGTGCTGCCATTGGCATGGTGCTGAACTTCATCTTCGCATTCATAAGCACCAAGCTTCACGTGGACCAGGTGATTGCAGGCATAGGAATCAATGTCTTTGCTGGGGGGATAACAGTCTTGGGAGTGATAGGCACGGGCGTACTAGCAAAGAGCCCGACGGTCAACTCGACCCCCTTGGCGAACCAGATGCCTTCCCTCTTCTACATCCCAGGCCTGGCGTCGAGCGGGGGGATAAGCCCG is from Nitrososphaerales archaeon and encodes:
- a CDS encoding ABC transporter permease is translated as MLILISGFSPLTVFGVMIQGALGTEAGQSYVLTYAATLILSGLAFMIPGKAGIWNVGAQGQIYLGGIFATLVALFVPMPFVLWPVVAFLFGALFGAIWAFIPGVLETYRRASAIVTTILLNYVAQAMSSYILFNYVGRILPQTLVSNQTPLFSNLVTLPRIPGFSASIMIFISILTAIAAWYFLNRTTLGYKIRAVGSSPMSAEAKGIDPRTMRIIAMAIGGLIAGLAGAGDILSRGNYVDQFPEGYFGGEGFAGIAVALVALNNPIAAIAAAFFFAVMVAGTPFMGAEGLPRELVWAIQGLIILFTAMPYLSQLILKRTGRKRLWP